A window of the Aeromicrobium phoceense genome harbors these coding sequences:
- a CDS encoding LytR C-terminal domain-containing protein codes for MDQPPLEPRDDRRDPERRGAAWTVIVLPAVWLVLGVAGGWAIIEAVRDDEAPARSAERTTTGPTPTAKATAKKSAKPKPKKSATPKTEPTTEPTTEPTATRSIGVSVYNQIGIGGLAGRVAGQAQAAGWTIGAIADWRGNVPQDTIYFPAGRQGEAALLGADLAISRLMPATAGMSGTNLTVVLASPR; via the coding sequence GTGGACCAGCCTCCCCTCGAACCGCGTGACGACCGGCGTGACCCCGAACGGCGCGGCGCGGCCTGGACCGTGATCGTGCTGCCCGCGGTGTGGCTCGTCCTGGGCGTCGCCGGCGGGTGGGCCATCATCGAGGCCGTCCGCGACGACGAGGCGCCCGCGCGGTCCGCCGAGCGCACCACGACCGGCCCCACGCCCACCGCGAAGGCCACGGCGAAGAAGTCGGCCAAGCCGAAGCCGAAGAAGTCGGCGACGCCTAAGACGGAGCCGACGACGGAGCCCACCACCGAGCCCACGGCGACGCGCTCGATCGGCGTCTCGGTCTACAACCAGATCGGCATCGGCGGTCTCGCGGGGCGTGTGGCCGGCCAGGCGCAGGCGGCCGGGTGGACGATCGGGGCGATCGCCGACTGGCGCGGCAACGTGCCGCAGGACACGATCTACTTCCCGGCGGGCCGCCAGGGCGAGGCGGCGCTGCTCGGCGCCGACCTGGCGATCTCCCGTCTCATGCCCGCCACCGCGGGCATGTCCGGAACCAACCTCACGGTCGTGCTGGCCAGCCCCCGCTGA